The region CACTTATAATCACTTTGTTTAGGTTAATGTGTGAAAATCcttttataattgattttaaaactCTTATGAGTAGTTTCTGAGTGTCATTATTCGTTTAGAGCAAGGTGTTTCCCGCGGAAGTAgagaaaaaaagagtaaaaaaaaaatatagcagagaaaaaaaaaagaaaacctaATATTCCATCTGGTGAATCTTGGGAAAAGTTCACTATCGACTAGGGGGAGGGCAAAGTGAATTCCAAAGGGGGCTGAATATATTATAGGTTTGAGTGTAATGACACCGAcggatgaaaaagaaaaagaaaaaaagggagAAAGATATGCAGGGAAGAGAAGTAAAAAgaaaagtgaaataaaaaagataaagtaaaaaattaataaataatatacagagaaaagaagagataggttaaaaaaaaaaaagtggaaaaaGAATTGAGAAAACAGAGGTGTGGAATAATTGAGGCATGTCTTCAGCTTTATTTAGTCATTTCAATTGAAATGATTTTGAGAAGTAGCTTTCtttcctcttctttttttttttttttttttttttttttcattttttgacaATGAAGCTGTCTTTCCTTAAAACAATATCTTAATGTGGAACGTGAAAACTTTTTGAATTTTGCCTGAGATTTATAGTTCTTGTGTTGAATAATTTAAAGGTATTCACTAATTGTAATGGCATGCAGTTAACTGAAATCATATGTCGCATGCTAGCTTTTGAAAGCGCTTTTAAGCAAATCCCATGATTTCAAAGTTGCTTGTGAGAGAGATTTGGTGCTTGTGAACTAGCTTTCCCCCTTAACCAATGGTAGAAATTTAACAAAGCAATTTTCAATTAACAAGTGTCAAATAAACACCAGACAGTGAGTCAGTGACACAACTCATGATTGCCCATTGAAATATATCAGTAATGTCCActgctgcaaacttcaaatgtACATTATACAATTTCAACTACACAAGAAGACTTATTCTAAGCTCAATCTCAAGATCATAAGATTTCTGCTACGTTAAACAATGGAGTTCCACAAAGCTCACAATTAAATTTTACAAGAACACTTAACAGAATTAAGAGCCAGAAACATCAATAAATAATTTGCAGCAAGACAATGCAACTAGAAGAGGAGCATGCAAACACAGTTTACTGCTAAATATATGCTAGTACTGCTAAGCAAGACCATCTTCAGTGGTTGGAACTGAAGGCGAAAGCGAATTTCGCGATTCATCATAGTCCTCCCCCAGAGGAGATTGCTCCACCCTGATATCCTCAACCATCTTCACAACCTCCGCCATGGTTGGCCTCTTCTCCGGAAGCGGCACTACACAAGCCAACCCAACTTGCAGCATTGACACAAGCTCTTCCTCAATGTTCTTGTACCGCAAAAGTTCTTGATCAAACACCTCCGCAGTCCACTCTTCCTTCACAACAGAGCGAACCCAATTTGGAAGATCCACACTAGCTTCTTGTTTCTCAGGGGAAGGATACTGTGATGATGAATTAGGAGCTCTCCCTGTTAGAATTTCCAACAACAACACCccaaaactatacacatcagctTGCTGTGAAAGCCTCTTCTGCTCAGCCTGTTCCGGTGCCCTATAACCACCCAATCTCGCAATCGCATGAACCGGGTTCAGCAGCAATGACAACCCGAAATCAGAGATGCAAGCCACACCATTCTTGTCCAGAAGCACATTGGAAGATTTCACATTCCCATGAGGCACTTTCGCCGTGCTGTACTCCGCATGAATCCGAGCCAACCCTCTCGCCGCTCCTAACGCCAAGCTCACTCTAGTAGTCCAATCCAACGGAATTCTCCCCGGACCACGATTCCCTATCAACATCCAACCAAATCAGTAACGTATCCATAAACTTTATGTTATGAGCGCAACAAACTAGTGAATAGGCAAAGACTAATTATCAGTTGAAAGTGACAGATCCAGAAACTTTATGTTATGAGAGCAACGTCCGTACACAAACACAAAATTGCACAAGGGTCTAAAATTAGagacgaaaagtgcaattaagtctaAAATGAATatagagaaaaactaaccatgAAGAAGAGCATGTAGGCTTCCATTGGAGAGGTAATCATAGACAAGAAGCTTTTCTTCTTTAGCATAGTAATAAGCTCTAAGCTTAACAATGTTTGGATGCTTAAGCTTCCCAATCACATCCATATACTGTTCAAATTCATGTCTAGCACATGGATTTGCATCCTTGAGCCTCTTCACAGCAACGGTGGATCCATCATCAAGCACCGCCCTATAAACCGTTCCCAAACTACCCTTCCCGAGCATCTCCGCCGAAGCACGGAGAAGATCCTCCAATTCAAACTCACCCCTCCGGTCGAAAAACACCAGCTTGCTCCTCTCCGTGCCGCTGGTTCCGTCGCTGTCGCCGCTCGCGTACACCTTCTTCTCGCTGCCGTAACTGCTCCCACTCTTCCGTTTCTCACTGGGACCCACCAGGGAGTTAGGGTGGGACCCGTTTCCTCGGGCACAGCAATGAGCTACAACGAAGGAAGTTACAACTAGCAGCGCGACGAGATTCGCCACCACTATGGCGACGATGGCGCCGGGGCTTAAACCCTTGCGCGGTGGTTTGGTTCCCGGTCTGGCGATTATGCTGGTTTCCGGGAACCGGCTCGGGTTTGAAGGAACGGTTTGAACAGGAGGATGAGAAGGGAGGTTGTCGGCGGTGGAGCAAGCAGGGAGTGTTCCGGCGCTGGCACTGCAGAGAGCTTCGTTGCCGGAGAATGTTTCTTCGCCGAATTTGCTGAGCATGGAGGAGGGTACGTGGCCGGAGAATTCGTTGTTGGTCAAGTTGAGTTCTGTGAGGTTCGGCATGGCGGCGGAGAGGTCGGGGACGCGGCCGGTGAGGGCGTTGTTCTGGAGGCGGAGGGTGAGGAGGCTGGAGAGATGAGAAACTTCTCCGGGGAGGTCGCCGGCGAGGTTGTTGTCAGAGAGATCGACGCGGAGGAGGAACTTCGGGGAGGAAATCTCCGGCGGGATGTGGCCGGAGAAGTCGTTTCCGGCGAGGTAGAGGAGCTTGAGGTTGGTGCAGTTGGAGAGGAGCGACGGGGAAACCGTGCCGTTGAGGCGGTTTTCATGGAGGTCGAGGAGGCGGAGGTGGGAGAGAGGGGAGAGAGCGTCGATGGGTCCTCGGAGGTTGAGGGAAGGGAGGGAGAGGGAAGTGACTCGGCCGTTTTGGGAGCAAGCGACGCCGCGCCAGGCGGCGACGCAGGCATCGCCTCCTGTCCAGTTGGAGAGGAGGCGGCCGTGTGAGTCAGTTTGGCGGCGGAAGAGGGTGAGTGCATGTGTGTCATTATGGTGGAGACTCAGTGTCGACAGACATGGTAACACcaagtggaagaagaagaacaacaagAAGAACAAGACATGGTTCATGTTGTTGTTTGTACTCTCTGGCGGGAATGAAGTGGAAACAAAACAATGgttgtgtttttcaaaaatttaataaatgagTGAGAGTGAATAAGAGTTATATTATGATGAAGAATTTTGAGGCAAAAATTGTAAAGTGATTATCATGGGAATGATGAGGGTGAGTGTGGAGGTATTATTATATGTTCTTTGTGATAAGGACAGAGGGAATCTTTTGATGATTAAAGGGAGGGAATGGTTGTTGTGTGAATGATTGCTGTTGTCCACTACTCCTTTATTGAAGATACAGTCACTGAGGCTGAACAACAAGgtttttgctttttcttttggttGGTATGTTGTGTGATATATAGGGtaaaagaaaagggaaaaatGCCATGCTTCTTGATTCTGGTGATCTCATGTATAATGTATTGTGCCAGTCTGCCAGAGCTTTATAGTACTACTTCTATAGAATGGATCCAGCCTTAGTTTGATCCAATGTTAGGACGAATTTAGTAAGAGCAAGATACTTGTGGAACAAACAAAGATATATACTAAGTATGATTATTTTATTAAGGTACTAGTGTTATATACCTTTGGTTATACAAAAATGATCATATATGCTTTTTAGTGAATTATTTTGgaataattaatgagatgaGAGATTTGAGAGGCAAGCTCAATATTTGAATCTGGTTTTCAGTAGAAGTTTGCTGCAAAGGAGGGCTAGTGCTCTGTTCTATCCGACAGGATTACGCGGCTTCACTGCTACCCATGTTTAGAGATCACAAACCATATTTCCAGTTTGACTTTTAAATCAAACATATCAATGAGGCAACAGCATGCGCGAGAACAAACCTAAAATATTACTACTAACGAATTGTAACTACTCCTATAATGTAATGGCGGTTCATTGTGTAATTTATCACAGTAAGATTAAAGTTTGTGTACCCAAACATACAAATTTGTTATGTTATATGACTTTGAATCCATGTGTGGAAATTATTCTTCAATTGAAAGCAATAATCAATTTTGAGTAGAAGCTTATGTGAGTAACATTTTagtatcaaaattaattttgaaaaaaaaatgattcaaATATGTTATGAATTTGACCAACACTCACTGAGTGTGAGATTGAAAACTCATTAATTTTACACGTTTGGAAGATAGTAGCTATGATAGAAGCTACTCAGAATAGTTTCTAGTAACAAGGCAAAAACTATATTCCTATAGTTTCTTTTGTAGAAGGTAGTCATTAATTGATTCTTTTGCTATGCAACATGTAGTTTGACTATTATCAATTAAATGATATATAGTAATAAGGCAACTAATGAAATGAAAAGCAGAGGAATTATTTTGATATTACACTAATAGTTAATGGAAACCTGCTCATCTTTTCACAAGGTAATTGACCATAATATACCACATCTTGTTGGGAATCAGTCTCAATATATGCAAAAAAGTAGGAGTAAGTGTTTCACACTTGTGGGATCTGTTCAGACAAATTATTTACAGTCATTTCACATATTACTGTCTGCTGCATCTATTGTGTACATAATTGTTTTTAATTCTTTCATAGTGTTCTATTCTCTTTGATATGAATTGTGTACAAATAGGTCCTTAGTTCTTGTCATGAATGCATGCAATGATGCTTTTGATCGATAAGGTTATATGAGCATACGAATTCTTGGTGCTGCCGCCTCTAATTAAGGTAAAACTTTTGCTTTATTTTGCAAGTATAAAGGAGGTTGACTATTGACAAACCACCTAATATAATCTACCTAATATAATCTGTTCTAGAATAAAACCTTAAGACCTAGATGAATGAGCAAAGAAACTTACAAGTATTATTCAAGTGAGAAGGTGAACATACAATTGGTAACGAAGACCCCCTTTATATAGTAGGTGAGCCCCTAACCCTAGATCAAGTACATAATATCTTATCGGTTGACTAATCCGCGAGATCGGGTTAGTTGGGTGGGAATCACGAGATCCGTTCGGTTGACTAATTGGACACGTGCCGCTGAATCAGGAAGGAATTGCGGAACCTTCCCTGGAGGACAATGGAGTTTCTTCATCAAGCTACAAGGCCAACCTCAAGGGACTCCTCCGCCTGACCCAAAACATGATGATCCAACCGCGGTATGTCCGGCTAACATGTGAGCCGCTCTGTGAAGTCGCTCTTTCGTACATACGAACTCTTTGGTCCACCACCTAGCAGGCCCAACTCTTGACGCTTGCCCATTCGGCCCACATATTATGATAGCCCACAATCCATGTATACTCCTTTTTTATTCATGTAAAAAGATTAGTAGACATTCGTGGCGAGTCGACATTCTTTGAACATTTAGTTTTGTGCGTGGTTCACATTTTTTAAACGCTTGCAGGTTATGGTGGTTGAAAACCATAACCAACCCGAATGCCAGAGATGTGTCTAACTTTAGCGGATGTCTATGTATTGTGactgtttatttatttaatttttaatattccCTCATAAAATCGTTGCCCCTTCTTAGTGGAAAAATTTCATCTTTATAAATCTATAATTAAGCTAGGATTATAACAGGATATTTGTGTTGACAATCTAAGGGTTTGTTTGATTACAGTTACAATTTTAGTTTTATgtatttaaaaacaattttttataagaaaaaaaactgTTTGAATGAGatgtttttcaattaaaaaaaaaactatagtttgaaaactaaaaacatgCAACTATGATAtttttaaaaatctgaaaaataAGAACTGtattcaaaaacagtttttgaaaatagATTGCGACAAACAAGTTcttaaatttttcaatttttaaaaacagaaaacaattttcaaaaattgTAATCAAATAAGCCCTTAGTGTGAGTTTAAAATCCTATTTTAGGCTAGGAATGAGCTAAATAAATATAATGAGAAAAGACTTTTAAAGCAAATATCTCGAGCAAGGTTGTCAATCTCGAGAGATTAGCTAATCTTGTGGAGATGAGGTAATCATTAAACGTAAtgcaaaaataatatttaaaaacccataataataatgaagaCACATTAATAGCATTGAAACTTAACCAAATCATGTAACAATAACTAAAATCTCCAAATCTAAGGTTCATGAGTCATGAGTGCTGGGCTGGAGAAATATGGTTGTTGTTCAATAATGAAAGAAGGTTAGGCTGCTTCGAAATATAGAGGTTAAGGGAGAAGTAGGCTATTGTTCGACAATGAGAGAATGAACAGAGAAATTAAGTTCAAAATCCTAATAGAGCGTGTAAAATTGTCTGAAATGCTACTTTTAATTACTAAACACTACTGGAAATTAAAGACCAATATATGTAATCTTGTGATACTACACAAGACCGCTTGAGATCACTAAAAAAACATTATTACCTCCTGTTGATCGGATTATTACAAGATGATAAATAATCTCTAAAAAGTTATGGgatatctctagagattgagAGTCATGGTGTTAAGATTTTACATGAATTAACATTGCCTTGTTCACTCTTTATTTTCTATAGTTAGTtacgagttatgatatatacacacatctcCATtcattttccaccttcatttatatctatttctcttttctctatcaatcaaatcacctatcacatgtttactttctctctcctttcttcctatctctttcttcctccacctcttcacacctcatttttgaggtatatgaggtgtgaagatataattattcaatTCGTTAGCTACTATATTGTCATATGACCCTCTTTTCAACTCCCCTTATCTTTAATTCATTTTAGGTTAGAAAGTTGAAAATTAGAATAGCTCTTGTTGTACCATCTTTGTCTGCATGCTgaacttttttgttttgtaattttttttttgaaagtttgttttgtaatttctggtggagaaaaagaaggAGTTTGAAATTGAATGGTCCACAATTATAACAATTCTTTTTGTTGAGCTGTGGACCACTGTGGTACTAATTATTGACTGTGTGAATGAAATTGAATTGTGCAAATTTCACAGGTCATATTATAATTTAACCAGAATGAAAATGATTTATTTTAGGTTTAAATATGCTAGAGATCACTGGAATTGTACGCCATACGAAAATAAgtcactgaaaaaaaaaattctgattcCCGGTCCcttgaaatgttttttttaatcagaataggtcCCTACGCGTGTTTAAAGCTTAGgtggctctatttttgcacAGTTGTTATTTCCACGTGGcctttataattttcttttattccaCATGGATAaatcaattaatttaataaataaaaataattaaccctaataaaatcaattataattctttttctgtaaaaaaaattaatcaattataattaacaaattAATCTTAATCAAAAAACAACATTACAAAAAAATACTTAATCTgataactaaaaaaaataacaaaatatcatAATCTTTAACTAAAACACATTTCTCAACTTCTTTATCTCTGATTAACGCCTTctgtaaacaaaacaaaaaaattaacgcCTTCTTCATTGTCTTCTTCTTATCCTCATCCACCTTGTTCCTACTCTTCTTCTTAACTCAAACCCAGAAATCCTAACCCAATAATCCAAAAACCAGAAGATGAGTTGGTGGTGCTGGTGGATTTGGGGTTTTTTGGTTTCAGATGAGGGTGGGGGTGAGGGTTGATGTCGCTGGAGAAGGTAACCATAGAGAAGAAGAGATCACATAAATTAACCATGGTGGGAGCAGCAGAGAAGGATCAACCGCTGGAGAAAGCAGATCCTCTCTCGCACAACCGCTCCCTCGCCCCAATCTTTGAAGCAGACCCGCCATGTTTCTGgtcaagagaagaagaagagatcaaGGCCTGAGGGGCAGTGGATGCGCTAAACAAAACGGAGCAGATCAGATGCGCCTTCTTGTGCCTCACTCTGCCTCTccctttcttcattttcttgttCTGTGGTGATTGAAGGTTTTGGTTTGGGAACGGTTGTGGTAGTTGAAGGTTATGGGTTGGGGTTGGGGCGGTTGATTTCTGGGCTTGAAAATGCAGTTTGATATTGCATTTCCTGAATTACCATGTTCTATTTTCCTTTGTAGATTTAGGTTTTGAAAATTCTGGGTTTCGGTTTGTTGTTTTCAGATCTGAGTTTTGGTTGTGGCTGGGTTTTGGAGAGAAAAGAGAGGAGTTGGAGGTGGTTTGCATGGTGGGAGTGGTGGAGCACGACTTGGCCATGGCTGGTGTTGGTGCTGAGGATGGTGGTTGTGGGTTTTGGcttgagggtggtggtggtggcttgaGGGTTTAGATTCCAGAAAATTTTAATGGTTCTTTCCTAGAAGAAGATGAGGGATTGAAAATTAATGTTGATTAGGTTAGTGTTAAGTTAGATTAATTTAAATAAGAAAGAGACACCTaagcattaaaaataaaaaagaaatccGCGTGGAAATgatgattgtgtaaaaaatgagccACATATAGGgacctattctgattaaaaaacaatttcTAGGGACCGAGAATcgggaaaaaaaatttcagggacttattttcatatagGGTACAATTCCAGGGACCTCTAGCATATTTAAACCTTTATTTTATTGGGAAAACTTTTGAGGCTTTCAACAAAACAGAGTGGTCCATTATTTGATTTGCCTGCTGCTCCTCTTTTCCATGTCGTGGAAGAAAAAAGAAGTCTCCACTTTAAGTCATGAGCAAGCAAAGTTTTTCCCACACTAACCCTGCAGTGATCGAAGCAAACATGCAAATGCGAGGAACATGACTGAATTTCAAACTTGATAATCAGAGTAAAATTGTCAAAGCTACTTAAGTCAATCGCAGTAAATCGCACCTAATACAGCTTGCATTGTCAAAATAGTATTTGAAATTGGCCCAAAACAATTGATAAAATCTTTCTGTTCACTGTTTTAGAGCGCCACATGTACAAACG is a window of Lotus japonicus ecotype B-129 chromosome 5, LjGifu_v1.2 DNA encoding:
- the LOC130721298 gene encoding leucine-rich repeat receptor-like protein kinase PXC1: MNHVLFFLLFFFFHLVLPCLSTLSLHHNDTHALTLFRRQTDSHGRLLSNWTGGDACVAAWRGVACSQNGRVTSLSLPSLNLRGPIDALSPLSHLRLLDLHENRLNGTVSPSLLSNCTNLKLLYLAGNDFSGHIPPEISSPKFLLRVDLSDNNLAGDLPGEVSHLSSLLTLRLQNNALTGRVPDLSAAMPNLTELNLTNNEFSGHVPSSMLSKFGEETFSGNEALCSASAGTLPACSTADNLPSHPPVQTVPSNPSRFPETSIIARPGTKPPRKGLSPGAIVAIVVANLVALLVVTSFVVAHCCARGNGSHPNSLVGPSEKRKSGSSYGSEKKVYASGDSDGTSGTERSKLVFFDRRGEFELEDLLRASAEMLGKGSLGTVYRAVLDDGSTVAVKRLKDANPCARHEFEQYMDVIGKLKHPNIVKLRAYYYAKEEKLLVYDYLSNGSLHALLHGNRGPGRIPLDWTTRVSLALGAARGLARIHAEYSTAKVPHGNVKSSNVLLDKNGVACISDFGLSLLLNPVHAIARLGGYRAPEQAEQKRLSQQADVYSFGVLLLEILTGRAPNSSSQYPSPEKQEASVDLPNWVRSVVKEEWTAEVFDQELLRYKNIEEELVSMLQVGLACVVPLPEKRPTMAEVVKMVEDIRVEQSPLGEDYDESRNSLSPSVPTTEDGLA